The genomic window CCAGAAAGCTTGCTTTCTGGGGTTGTAGGACTGAACACATAGAGTCATAAATGAACGAAGTAGGAGAAGCGACCTGGAAAGGTCCGCCGAAGAGGGTAAAAGCCCCGTAACTGAAACTTCGTTCACTCTGATCAGTATCCTGAGTACGGCGGAACACGAGAAATTCCGTCGGAATCCGGGAGGACCATCTCCCAAGGCTAAATACTCCCTAGTGACCGATAGTGAACCAGTACCGTGAGGGAAAGGTGAAAAGAACCCCGGAAGGGGAGTGAAACAGCACCTGAAACCGTGTGCTTACAAGTAGTTAGAGCCCGTTAATGGGTGATAGCGTGCCTTTTGTAGAATGAACCGGCGAGTTACGATCCCATGCGAGGTTAAGTTGATGAGACGGAGCCGTAGCGAAAGCGAGTCTGAATAGGGCGAATGAGTATGTGGTCGTAGACCCGAAACCAAGTGATCTACCCATGTCCAGGTTGAAGGTGCGGTAATACGCACTGGAGGACCGAACCCACGTATGTTGAAAAATGCGGGGATGAGGTGTGGGTAGCGGAGAAATTCCAATCGAACTTGGAGATAGCTGGTTCTCTCCGAAATAGCTTTAGGGCTAGCCTCGGAATTAGAATCATGGAGGTAGAGCAACTGTTTGGACTAGGGGCCCTTCTCGGGTTACCGAATTCAGATAAACTCCGAATGCCATTGATTTATATCCGGGAGTCAGACTACGAGTGATAAGATCCGTAGTCGAGAGGGAAACAGCCCAGACCACCAGCTAAGGTCCCAAAGTTTATGTTAAGTGGAAAAGGATGTGGGGTTGCTTAGACAACTAGGATGTTGGCTCAGAAGCAGCCATCATTTAAAGAGTGCGTAATAGCTCACTAGTCGAGTGACCCTGCGCCGAAAATTTACCGGGGCTAAACATAACACCGAAGCTGTGGATAGAACTTAGGTTCTATGGTAGGAGAGCGTTCTAAGGGCGTCGAAGCTAGACCGTGAGGACTGGTGGAGCGCTTAGAAGTGAGAATGCCGGTATGAGTAGCGAAAGACGGGTGAGAATCCCGTCCACCGAATGACTAAGGTTTCCTGGGGAAGGCTCGTCCTCCCAGGGTTAGTCGGGACCTAAGTCGAGGCCGATAGGCGTAGACGATGGACAACAGGTTGAGATTCCTGTACCAGTTTGTTTTGTTTGAACAATGGAGGGACACAGTAGGCTAAGGAATACGCACTGTTGGATATGTGCGTCCAAGCAACAAGTCTTGAGGTGAGTCAAATGCTTGCCTCTATTAAGGACAAGTTGTGATGGGGAGAGAAATTAAGTATCGAAGTTCCCGATGTCACACTGTCAAGAAAAGCTTCTAGTTAGAAACAATCTGCCCGTACCGCAAACCGACACAGGTAGTCGAGGAGAGAATCCTAAGGTGTGCGAGCGAACTCTCGTTAAGGAACTCGGCAAAATGACCCCGTAACTTCGGGAGAAGGGGTGCTGACCATTTGGTCAGCCGCAGTGAATAGGCCCAAGCAACTGTTTATCAAAAACACAGGTCTCTGCTAAATCGAAAGATGACGTATAGGGGCTGACGCCTGCCCGGTGCTGGAAGGTTAAGAGGATGGGTTAGCTCTCGAGCGAAGCTCAGAATTGAAGCCCCAGTAAACGGCGGCCGTAACTATAACGGTCCTAAGGTAGCGAAATTCCTTGTCGGGTAAGTTCCGACCCGCACGAAAGGCGTAATGATTTGGGCACTGTCTCAACGAGAGACTCGGTGAAATTATAGTACCTGTGAAGATGCAGGTTACCCGCGACAGGACGGAAAGACCCCATGGAGCTTTACTGCAGTTTGATATTGAGTGTTTGTACAGCTTGTACAGGATAGGTAGGAGCCTATGAAGCCAGGACGCTAGTCTTGGTGGAGGCAATGGTGGGATACTACCCTTGCTGTATGACCACTCTAACCCTCAGCCATAATCTGGCTGGGAGACAGTGTCTGACGGGCAGTTTGACTGGGGCGGTCGCCTCCTAAAGTGTAACGGAGGCGCCCAAAGGTTCCCTCAGAATGGTTGGAAATCATTCGTAGAGTGTAAAGGCAGAAGGGAGCTTGACTGCGAGACCTACAAGTCGAGCAGGGACGAAAGTCGGGCTTAGTGATCCGGTGGTTCCGTATGGAAGGGCCATCGCTCAACGGATAAAAGCTACCCTGGGGATAACAGGCTTATCTCCCCCAAGAGTCCACATCGACGGGGAGGTTTGGCACCTCGATGTCGGCTCATCGCATCCTGGGGCTGTAGTCGGTCCCAAGGGTTGGGCTGTTCGCCCATTAAAGCGGTACGCGAGCTGGGTTCAGAACGTCGTGAGACAGTTCGGTCCCTATCCGTCGCGGGCGCAGGAAATTTGAGAGGAGCTGTCCTTAGTACGAGAGGACCGGGATGGACACACCGCTGGTGTACCAGTTGTTCTGCCAAGAGCATCGCTGGGTAGCTATGTGTGGACGGGATAAACGCTGAAAGCATCTAAGCGTGAAGCCCCCCTCAAGATGAGATTTCCCATCACGTAAGTGAGTAAGACCCCTGAGAGATGATCAGGTAGATAGGTTGGAAGTGGAAGTACAGCGATGTATGGAGCGGACCAATACTAATCGGTCGAGGACTTAACCATTTTTAAACGATGAAGAAACGGTTTTATTGTCTTATAGTTAAACACTATCCAGTTTTGAGAGAACAACGTTCTCTTATAGCTAAAAGATGTGTGGTGGCGATGGCAAGAAGGTCACACCTGTTCCCATGCCGAACACAGTAGTTAAGCTTCTTAGCGCCGATGGTAGTGAAGGGTTTCCCTTTGTGAGAGTAGGACGCTGCCGCGCATCTTTAAAAAAGTATCATCTTCGGATGGTGCTTTTTTTATTGTTAAATTTTATATTCAAATTAAAACATGTTAAGATGAAGGATACAAAGAATGTAAAAAAAAGGATGGATACAATGAATAGAAAAAAATCAGTTATATGGGGACTAGCTATTTTTTTAACAATAATTGGGATATTCTACGTTACGTTAAGTATGCAATATAAAAATCAGTTTCTACCTAAAACAACTGTTAATGGTATAGAAGTTGGGAAAAAGACAGTTAAAGAAGCAAATCAAGAAATTAAAAAATATTATCGAGAAAAAGAAATCAGAGTAATGGAAAATAAAAAAGAATTATTTACTTTTACGGGCAAAGATATAGGCGTTACATCTGAGTTTATAAAACCACTAGATAAAGAAATAAGAAAACAGAATAGTTGGTCTTGGCCAATAAAGCAAATTAGTTCAAACCATGCAAAACTAATAATTAAAAATTTAACATTTGAGGATAGTAAACTTGAAACATATATTTCAAGTTTACTATTAAATCAAGAAAATCGTACAAAACCTAGTAATGCAGAGATAATAAAAGTGGATAATCAATTTAGTATTCAACCTGAAGTAAAAGGTAACTTTTTAGACCAGTTTAGAGTGGTAGAATTATTAAAAGAATCTTTTAAAGAAGGTGATTCAAAACTTGATTTAAAGCAAGCATATGAAAAACCTGGTATCCTTGCTTCTGATAAGACTTTAGAATCTAAATTAGGTGAGTTACAAAAATTAAGTGAACTGTCTGTTGTTTATACTATTACTGGTTCAAAAGAAGTTGTGCCACGTGAAACATTGGTTAGCTGGTTAGGCGTAGATGAGGCAAATTCGATAACAGTAGATAAAATAGGAGTTACTGCATATATCGAAGGACTAAGTGTGAAATATAGCACTTACGAAAAAACAAGAAATTTTAAAACGAGTAAAAGAGGTGTAGTTAATGTGCCACCGGGAACTTATGGTTGGACACTAGATGTAGCTCGTGAATCAGAATTGCTGGCAACTGATATTTTACTTGGGGAAAATATCGAACGGACTCCACTTTACAATGGATCAGGCTATTCGGATAATGAAAATGAGTTTGGAGAAAATTATATAGAAGTTGATTTGGCCTCGCAACATATGTGGGTATATATCAATGGACAGCGATTCTTAGAAACAGATATTATTTCTGGAAAACCAAAAACACCAACACCAAAAGGAGTTTTCTATGTTTGGAAAAAAGATCGTAATGCTACTTTAACTGGTGAAGATTATGCTACTCCAGTTGATTATTGGCTTCCAGTTGATTGGGACGGAGTGGGGATACACGATTCTCCTTGGCAATCTATCTATGGTGGAAACAATTATATAACCAAGGGTTCCCATGGGTGTATTAATACGCCACCAACTGTGATGTCAAAAATATATAATCAGGTTGAGGTAGGTATACCCGTAATAATTTATTAAATACCATTAAGGTACGACAGGAATACAAACCTGTTGTACCTTTTTCAAATTAAAATTTACGATCTGTTTAAAAGTAATAATTATAGGAATGAAAAATAGAAATAGAATCAGTTAAATGAAAGAAATTAAATCATTACTTTAAAAAAATATCGCCTTGAGTTATAAGTAAAAAAATGGGAAGATATGAAAAAATTTAGAATATAGATGCTTAAGGTAAACCTTTAATGGTTGATACTACCTAATTTCTGAATTTAAATAGATACCTAAGTTAGTAGAAGAGGAGAAAAAAGAAAATGCGAATAGAAAAAGAAAAGATGATCAACGGAGAAATGTATGATGCTTCTGATTTTGAATTGTCAAAAGCTAGAAATCAAGCACAAAAAGGATTAACAAACTTTCATCAAACACAAGAATTAAATAAAAAAAAAGCTATACTTAAAAAGTTGTTTGGAACAACGGGGCAGAATTTCCATGTAAATCCTGGTCTAATAGTAGATTATGGATTTAACATTCATATTGGTGAAAAATTTTATGCTAATTTTAATTGTACTTTACTAGATATTTGCCCAATAACAATTGGCAAGAATTGTATGTTAGCTCCGAATGTTCAATTATATACCGCTACCCATCCGCTAGATCCGATTGAACGTAATACGTCAATTGAATATGGCAAGCCAATTACATTTGGAGATAATGT from Carnobacterium iners includes these protein-coding regions:
- a CDS encoding sugar O-acetyltransferase, yielding MRIEKEKMINGEMYDASDFELSKARNQAQKGLTNFHQTQELNKKKAILKKLFGTTGQNFHVNPGLIVDYGFNIHIGEKFYANFNCTLLDICPITIGKNCMLAPNVQLYTATHPLDPIERNTSIEYGKPITFGDNVWVGGGAIIIPGVTLGNNVVVGAGAVVTKSFPDNVVLGGNPAKIIKTLDSK
- a CDS encoding L,D-transpeptidase family protein, which encodes MNRKKSVIWGLAIFLTIIGIFYVTLSMQYKNQFLPKTTVNGIEVGKKTVKEANQEIKKYYREKEIRVMENKKELFTFTGKDIGVTSEFIKPLDKEIRKQNSWSWPIKQISSNHAKLIIKNLTFEDSKLETYISSLLLNQENRTKPSNAEIIKVDNQFSIQPEVKGNFLDQFRVVELLKESFKEGDSKLDLKQAYEKPGILASDKTLESKLGELQKLSELSVVYTITGSKEVVPRETLVSWLGVDEANSITVDKIGVTAYIEGLSVKYSTYEKTRNFKTSKRGVVNVPPGTYGWTLDVARESELLATDILLGENIERTPLYNGSGYSDNENEFGENYIEVDLASQHMWVYINGQRFLETDIISGKPKTPTPKGVFYVWKKDRNATLTGEDYATPVDYWLPVDWDGVGIHDSPWQSIYGGNNYITKGSHGCINTPPTVMSKIYNQVEVGIPVIIY